The Streptococcaceae bacterium ESL0729 genome has a segment encoding these proteins:
- a CDS encoding AIPR family protein — protein sequence MGKKTEIKNPIINTYLDDFIDKYEISNSKAKDKHGLFEKYINDMILTLYGNDPSANFYDMETKTAFGIDGIAIFVADRFVKSPEDVDDVLEGLKKIDVEFYFSQSKTENSFNRIEISDFLIGIRRFFNFEKCEIPELKEFWETAKYIYTKAIRFKENPKLNAIFASLSPKEINSEDIHLKSEIDLKIEDLENLAMFSKVSHPQFWGLKEIMNLHKKSNSDLEIVVNMTKTPVTYPKDKRGKIKNGYYGLIKLEDFINILTDEVSGKRILRKGIFDDNIRYYLGSEEKIEVNHSMREQLLGTDSYLFGILNNGITIISDEINLNSEELTLINYQVVNGCQTSNVIFELIDELENKEDVYIPARFIATDDEETKNSIIKATNSQTTLKPEQLAALAPIQKAIEECYKSKKIENNFELFYERRTEQYRDENIPKTKIINIPLQIKSTSAMFLNLPHEVSGQYGKVEKKTRGLLFDDSKDFGLLNVYYTSGLTWYRAERYVLNNHDRAYRRARWHIIMLAKYICCKQINLSNKIDKNNNKNSEIIEKIMLKENQANKVFDEAIEIINSCLKEQYGGIDIDEILKDRKLFERKETTDWLLSFVEKSLPK from the coding sequence ATGGGGAAAAAGACAGAGATTAAGAATCCAATTATTAACACTTATTTAGATGATTTTATTGATAAATATGAAATATCTAATTCTAAAGCTAAAGATAAACATGGTCTATTTGAAAAATATATAAATGATATGATTCTAACTTTATATGGAAATGATCCAAGTGCAAATTTTTATGATATGGAAACAAAAACAGCTTTCGGTATCGATGGGATAGCAATTTTTGTTGCTGATAGATTTGTTAAAAGTCCAGAGGACGTGGATGACGTATTGGAGGGATTGAAAAAAATTGATGTTGAATTTTATTTTAGCCAATCAAAAACTGAAAATAGTTTCAATAGGATTGAGATAAGCGATTTTTTAATAGGTATTCGACGCTTTTTCAATTTTGAAAAATGCGAAATACCTGAATTGAAAGAATTTTGGGAAACTGCTAAATATATCTATACAAAAGCAATTAGGTTTAAAGAAAATCCTAAATTAAATGCTATTTTTGCTAGTTTATCTCCCAAAGAAATAAATTCTGAAGATATTCACTTAAAATCAGAAATAGATTTAAAGATAGAAGATTTAGAGAATTTAGCTATGTTTAGTAAAGTATCGCATCCACAATTTTGGGGCTTAAAAGAAATTATGAATTTACATAAAAAAAGTAATTCAGACCTTGAAATTGTTGTTAACATGACTAAAACTCCAGTTACATATCCTAAAGATAAAAGAGGCAAAATTAAAAATGGATACTATGGATTAATAAAGTTGGAAGATTTTATTAACATTTTAACTGATGAAGTTTCTGGAAAGCGTATTTTAAGAAAAGGTATATTTGATGATAATATACGTTATTATTTAGGTTCAGAAGAAAAAATAGAAGTTAATCATAGTATGAGAGAGCAATTACTTGGCACAGATAGCTACCTATTTGGGATATTAAACAATGGAATAACAATTATTAGTGATGAAATAAATTTGAACTCAGAAGAATTAACTTTAATAAATTATCAGGTGGTAAATGGTTGTCAAACAAGTAATGTAATTTTTGAATTAATTGATGAATTGGAAAACAAGGAAGATGTTTATATTCCGGCAAGATTTATTGCTACTGATGATGAAGAAACAAAAAATAGTATTATCAAGGCAACCAATAGTCAAACAACATTAAAACCTGAACAGTTAGCTGCACTAGCACCAATACAAAAGGCCATTGAAGAATGCTATAAATCTAAGAAAATAGAAAATAATTTTGAGTTATTTTATGAAAGAAGAACAGAACAATATAGAGATGAAAATATTCCTAAAACTAAAATAATAAATATTCCACTTCAGATAAAATCGACTTCAGCTATGTTTTTGAATTTACCCCATGAAGTATCAGGGCAATATGGTAAAGTAGAAAAGAAAACTAGAGGGCTGTTGTTCGACGATAGCAAAGATTTCGGTTTGTTAAATGTTTACTACACTAGTGGCTTAACTTGGTATAGAGCAGAACGATATGTATTGAACAATCATGATCGGGCATATAGAAGAGCTAGATGGCATATAATCATGTTGGCTAAGTATATTTGCTGTAAACAAATTAATCTTAGTAACAAAATAGATAAGAATAATAATAAAAATAGTGAAATTATTGAAAAAATAATGTT